In a genomic window of Bos mutus isolate GX-2022 chromosome 6, NWIPB_WYAK_1.1, whole genome shotgun sequence:
- the PRR27 gene encoding proline-rich protein 27 — protein sequence MKFFIFTCLLAVALAKNTMEHVSSSEESIISQETYKQEKNMAINPSKENLCSTFCKEVVRNANEEEYSIGSSSEESAEVATEEVKITVDDKHYQKALNEINQFYQKFPQYLQYLYQGPIVLNPWDQVKRNAVPITPTLNREQLSTSEENSKKTVDMESTEVFTKKTKLTEEEKNRLNFLKKISQRYQKFALPQYLKTVYQHQKAMKPWIQPKTKVIPYVDYSDNIGSPYPVNPSASISYPVTPSASIPCPVNPSASIPCPMPDRDFTHPVYLTKTNLPNDPGNPDPDTAVPSNPLVFTALGAPLYSIAGLPISPFSGQLPPTGVFRLVPVSSRPIGPLYSPNEAAPSANTYIVEILVPPTTPPHTVPDVQPLTITEPDEAEPAADALAAPEPQSSISFDQE from the exons ACGATGGAACATGTCTCCTCCAGTGAG gAATCTATCATCTCCCAGGAA acATATAAGCAGGAAAAGAATATGGCCATTAATCCCAGCAAG gagaaccTTTGCTCCACATTCTGCAAG GAAGTTGTAAGGAACGCAAATGAAGAG gaatATTCTATCGGCTCATCTAGTGAG GAATCTGCTGAAGTTGCCACAGAG GAAGTTAAGATTACTGTGGACGATAAGCACTACCAGAAAGCACTG aaTGAAATCAATCAGTTTTATCAGAAGTTCCCCCAGTATCTCCAGTATCTGTATCAAGGTCCAATTGTTTTGAACCCATGGGATCAGGTTAAGAGAAATGCTGTTCCCATTACTCCCACTCTG aACAGAGAGCAGCTCTCCACCAGTGAG gaaaattcaaAGAAGACCGTTGACATG gaATCAACAGAAGTATTCACTAAG aaaactaaactgactgaagaagaaaagaatcgCCTAAATTTTCTG aaaaaaatCAGCCAGCGTTACCAGAAATTCGCCTTGCCCCAGTATCTCAAGACTGTTTATCAGCATCAGAAAGCTATGAAGCCATGGATTCAACCTAAGACAAAGGTTATTCCCTATGTG GATTACAGTGACAACATAGGCAGTCCTTACCCAGTTAACCCATCTGCAAGTATTTCTTACCCAGTTACCCCATCTGCAAGTATTCCTTGTCCAGTTAACCCATCTGCAAGTATTCCTTGTCCCATGCCAGACAGAGATTTCACTCATCCTGTCTATCTTACAAAGACTAACCTCCCCAATGACCCTGGGAATCCTGATCCTGATACAGCAGTACCCTCAAATCCCCTGGTTTTCACTGCTCTTGGAGCTCCCCTCTACAGTATTGCTGGTCTTCCCATATCTCCTTTTTCCGGTCAACTTCCTCCTACTGGGGTTTTCCGCCTTGTTCCTGTCTCAAGTAGACCTATAGGACCTTTATACTCACCTAATGAAGCTGCACCTTCTGCAAATACATATATAGTTGAGATTCTTGTCCCACCTACTACACCCCCACATACTGTCCCAGATGTCCAACCACTTACTATCACAGAGCCTGATGAAGCCGAGCCTGCAGCAGATGCCCTCGCTGCCCCAGAACCTcagtcctctatttcttttgacCAG gaATAA